Genomic segment of Wolbachia endosymbiont (group A) of Longitarsus flavicornis:
CTTATGAGGCAAGGCACCATTTTCATCAAGCTGCAGCGGATTTGGTGCTGGTACGGTATTTCCCTCTTGGTTTTTATAGTAGGCGTGGCGTAAAGTAGTTGGACTTCTTTTATCATAAAAATACATCCAGTACCCGCTAGCTGGCATAACATCTTTATTCTTAATGATATCCTGCAATACTATGCTTAGTATTAACTTTTGTGTCATTTCTCCCTAACATCAGCAAAAGCCAGTTCTAGTATATGCCAAATTATTAATAGCTTATTAACACAGGTGCACAAAATTCTTTTTACACATCATCAACTTTCTTTATTGAAAAATTCAGAAAAATGTTGTAAAATTGTTACAGTAGTAGAATTTGGTAAAATGTATGGCAAATTCAGGCGTTAACATTAGTGAAAAAGTTTTAAAAGATCTTGCTCGTCTAGCTAAAGTAAAAAACCAATCAGTTCAAGAGCTAGCAGAGCAGTTTATACAAGAAGCAATTGAAAATGAAGAAGATATGGCG
This window contains:
- a CDS encoding DUF6290 family protein; the encoded protein is MANSGVNISEKVLKDLARLAKVKNQSVQELAEQFIQEAIENEEDMAIAKLAVQRDTRNAKFIRHEDINW